A region from the Nocardia terpenica genome encodes:
- a CDS encoding SDR family NAD(P)-dependent oxidoreductase — MSGASRKVGLVTGAGSGIGRATALAFARTGTAVAVLDIDESAAAETTDMIREGGGEALTVAVDIADERSVRAAVERTITALGGLDVAVNNAGMASHHRRLDRMTLDEFERVVRVNLAGTFLCMKYELPLLKSGGAIVNIASNGGLYAIATAPAYVAAKHGIVGLTKVAAVDYAPDNIRVNAVCPGPTRTPGFDEVAAGTDMITRQAASTPLGRLATADEVAAAAVWLCSDAASYITGIALSIDGGRRA; from the coding sequence ATGAGCGGCGCTTCGCGAAAGGTAGGTCTGGTCACCGGGGCCGGTAGCGGGATCGGCCGCGCGACGGCCCTGGCCTTCGCCCGGACCGGCACCGCCGTCGCCGTCCTCGATATCGACGAGAGCGCGGCGGCCGAGACCACCGACATGATCCGCGAGGGCGGCGGGGAAGCGTTGACCGTCGCCGTCGACATCGCCGACGAACGCTCGGTGCGGGCGGCCGTCGAGCGCACGATCACGGCCCTCGGCGGCCTCGACGTCGCCGTGAACAACGCGGGCATGGCCTCGCATCACCGGCGGCTGGACCGGATGACCCTCGACGAATTCGAGCGCGTGGTCCGGGTCAACCTGGCCGGGACCTTCCTGTGCATGAAATACGAACTGCCCCTGCTGAAAAGCGGCGGCGCGATCGTCAATATCGCCTCCAACGGCGGCCTGTACGCGATCGCGACCGCCCCCGCCTACGTGGCCGCCAAGCACGGCATCGTCGGGCTCACCAAGGTCGCCGCGGTCGACTACGCGCCCGACAACATTCGGGTCAACGCCGTGTGCCCCGGCCCGACCCGCACTCCCGGGTTCGACGAGGTCGCGGCGGGCACCGACATGATCACGCGGCAGGCGGCGAGCACACCGCTGGGGCGGCTGGCCACCGCGGACGAGGTCGCCGCGGCGGCCGTGTGGCTGTGTTCGGACGCCGCGTCCTACATCACCGGCATCGCGTTGTCGATCGACGGCGGGCGGCGGGCATGA
- a CDS encoding amidohydrolase family protein: MRIIAVEEHITTDAFLRVAHGLGVVPGDETEMELMRTIENAPETRSRLTDLDARLREMDALGQDMAVLSLNPPGVQPYSAAEAVPLAREFNDALAATVRRHPGRFGGLATVGPQDPAAAAAEIERAMGPLGLHGIMINSHTGGRYLDEPEFAPLLAAAEATRAPIYLHPRAPSTPAYRDYGMPGAVWGFQAEAGLHAMRLILSGTLDRYPGLTVVLGHLGEGIPYWLRRIDNRHAFATRIPGATPLPRLSLTPSEYFRRNFVLTTSGIDDPDVLGLALGAIGADKIMFAIDTPYEDPPTAIAFLRDAPLTGEQRTALAHRTAERVFGIARSPIGRD, encoded by the coding sequence ATGAGGATCATCGCGGTCGAGGAGCACATCACCACCGACGCGTTCCTGCGCGTCGCACACGGCCTGGGCGTCGTGCCCGGCGACGAGACCGAGATGGAGCTGATGCGCACGATAGAAAACGCTCCCGAAACTCGTTCCCGGCTCACCGATCTCGACGCCCGGCTGCGGGAGATGGACGCGCTCGGACAGGATATGGCGGTGCTGAGCCTCAATCCGCCCGGGGTGCAACCCTATTCGGCGGCCGAGGCGGTGCCGCTGGCCCGCGAGTTCAACGACGCGCTGGCCGCGACCGTGCGGCGGCACCCGGGCCGATTCGGCGGACTGGCCACGGTGGGGCCGCAGGATCCCGCCGCCGCGGCCGCCGAGATCGAACGCGCTATGGGCCCGCTCGGCCTCCACGGCATCATGATCAACTCGCACACCGGCGGCCGCTACCTGGACGAGCCGGAGTTCGCGCCGCTGCTGGCGGCGGCCGAGGCCACCCGGGCACCGATCTACCTGCACCCGCGCGCGCCGAGCACCCCCGCCTATCGCGACTACGGAATGCCCGGGGCGGTCTGGGGTTTCCAGGCCGAGGCCGGGCTGCACGCCATGCGACTCATCCTCAGCGGCACCCTGGACCGATACCCGGGGCTGACCGTCGTGCTCGGACATCTCGGCGAAGGCATCCCGTACTGGCTGCGGCGCATCGACAATCGGCACGCGTTCGCGACGCGCATACCCGGAGCCACGCCGCTACCGCGGCTGTCGCTCACGCCGAGCGAGTATTTCCGGCGCAACTTCGTGCTCACCACGAGCGGTATCGACGATCCGGACGTGCTCGGGCTGGCCCTGGGCGCGATCGGCGCGGACAAGATCATGTTCGCGATCGATACGCCCTACGAGGACCCGCCGACCGCCATCGCCTTCCTCCGCGACGCGCCACTGACCGGCGAGCAGCGCACGGCGCTCGCCCACCGCACCGCCGAGCGCGTCTTCGGCATCGCCCGGTCCCCGATCGGCCGGGACTGA
- a CDS encoding RNA polymerase sigma factor, translated as MDEALLRALTPGVIGILVRRGADFAAAEDAVQDALVEAVRVWPDDPPRDPKGWLVTVAWRRFLDAVRAETSRRGREFAVQVEPAAGPVPDTDDTLWLYFLCAHPSLSPGSAVALTLRAVGGLTTRQIAAAYLVPEATMAQRISRAKRRLAGVRLDRPGDLATVLRVLYLVFNEGYGGDVDLAAEAIRLTRQLAATTDEPEVSGLLALMLLHHARRASRTGPGGRLVPLAAQDRSRWDTGLIAEGVTILQGALARDRLGEYQAQAAIAALHADAPSADETDWVQIVEWYDELLHLTGSAVVRLNRAVAVGEADGPQAGLTALAEVDPGLPRYAAARAYLLERAGDLARAAELYAEASRAATSMPERDHLIGEAARVRQLLRA; from the coding sequence GTGGACGAGGCGCTGCTGCGGGCCCTCACCCCCGGTGTGATCGGCATCCTCGTCCGTCGCGGAGCGGATTTCGCGGCGGCCGAGGATGCCGTGCAGGACGCCCTGGTCGAGGCCGTGCGGGTGTGGCCGGACGACCCGCCGCGCGACCCCAAGGGCTGGCTGGTCACCGTGGCCTGGCGCCGGTTCCTCGACGCGGTCCGCGCCGAAACATCGCGGCGGGGGCGGGAATTCGCGGTGCAGGTCGAGCCCGCCGCCGGTCCGGTGCCCGACACGGACGACACGCTGTGGCTGTATTTCCTGTGTGCGCATCCGTCGCTGTCGCCGGGTTCGGCGGTGGCTCTGACGCTGCGCGCGGTCGGTGGTCTGACCACGCGGCAGATCGCGGCGGCGTATCTCGTTCCCGAGGCGACCATGGCGCAGCGGATCAGCCGGGCCAAGCGGCGGCTCGCGGGGGTGCGGCTGGATCGGCCCGGCGATCTCGCGACGGTGCTGCGGGTGCTCTACCTGGTGTTCAACGAGGGCTACGGCGGAGATGTCGACCTGGCGGCCGAGGCGATCCGCCTCACCCGCCAGCTCGCCGCCACGACCGACGAGCCCGAGGTCTCGGGGCTGCTCGCGCTCATGCTGCTGCACCACGCGCGCCGGGCGTCTCGCACCGGCCCGGGCGGTCGCCTGGTGCCGCTCGCGGCGCAGGACCGATCCCGTTGGGACACCGGCCTTATCGCCGAGGGGGTGACGATCCTGCAGGGCGCGCTGGCCCGCGACCGGCTGGGCGAATACCAGGCGCAGGCCGCCATCGCCGCCCTGCACGCGGACGCCCCGAGCGCCGACGAGACGGACTGGGTGCAGATCGTGGAGTGGTACGACGAACTGCTGCACCTCACCGGCAGCGCGGTGGTGCGGCTCAATCGGGCGGTGGCGGTCGGCGAGGCCGACGGACCGCAGGCCGGGCTGACGGCGCTGGCCGAGGTGGATCCCGGTCTGCCCCGGTACGCCGCCGCGCGGGCGTATCTGCTGGAACGCGCCGGTGACCTCGCACGCGCCGCCGAGCTGTATGCCGAGGCATCCCGGGCCGCGACCAGCATGCCGGAGCGCGATCACCTCATCGGCGAGGCCGCCCGGGTGCGGCAACTGCTGCGGGCGTGA
- a CDS encoding YciI family protein, with product MAKYLLLKHYRGAPVPDNFVPMDRWTPEEVSAHMQYMLDMAARLEGSGEFVDAQALAPEGTFVRFDGEGRPPVTDGPFAETKDLIAGWMVIDVETYERALELAGELSAAPGAGGKPIHEWIEVRPFLAAPATITE from the coding sequence ATGGCCAAGTATCTGCTGCTCAAGCATTACCGGGGCGCGCCGGTACCGGACAACTTCGTGCCGATGGATCGGTGGACGCCCGAGGAGGTCTCGGCCCACATGCAGTACATGCTCGATATGGCCGCGCGGCTCGAGGGCAGCGGTGAGTTCGTCGATGCGCAGGCGCTCGCCCCGGAGGGCACGTTCGTGCGCTTCGACGGCGAGGGGCGGCCGCCGGTCACCGACGGTCCGTTCGCGGAGACCAAGGACCTGATCGCCGGGTGGATGGTGATCGATGTCGAAACCTACGAGCGGGCACTGGAATTGGCGGGGGAGCTGTCGGCGGCCCCGGGTGCGGGCGGCAAGCCGATCCACGAGTGGATCGAGGTGCGCCCGTTCCTGGCCGCGCCCGCGACCATCACGGAGTGA
- a CDS encoding dienelactone hydrolase family protein, translated as MPSETLYIPTADGRADAFAAFPDHGERHPGVLMYADALGIRPVVRDLARELAGHGYYVLVPNYFYRHGPAPVIELPEFIGEDVRPAIVARLMPLIEAHTADRVLRDADAYLDFLTAQPEVAAGPVAVTGYCIGGLWAMRTAVAHPGRVAAVAGFHAPVAADGPDSLAALTARVHFGHAETDLTPAALGELNRALDAAGVDYTSEIYPGTVHGFTMSDTAAFDPAALQHHWDRLHALLEHTPINH; from the coding sequence ATGCCCAGCGAGACCCTGTACATTCCCACCGCCGACGGCCGGGCCGACGCCTTCGCCGCCTTCCCCGACCACGGCGAGCGCCACCCCGGGGTGCTGATGTACGCCGACGCCCTCGGCATCCGGCCCGTGGTGCGGGATTTGGCCCGCGAACTGGCCGGGCACGGGTACTACGTGCTCGTCCCCAACTACTTCTACCGGCACGGCCCGGCGCCGGTGATCGAGCTTCCCGAGTTCATCGGCGAAGACGTCCGGCCCGCGATCGTCGCCCGGTTGATGCCGTTGATCGAGGCGCACACCGCCGACCGCGTCCTGCGCGACGCCGACGCCTACCTCGACTTCCTCACGGCCCAGCCCGAGGTCGCCGCCGGACCGGTCGCGGTGACCGGCTACTGCATCGGCGGACTCTGGGCGATGCGCACCGCCGTGGCCCACCCCGGCCGGGTGGCCGCGGTCGCCGGATTCCACGCCCCCGTGGCCGCCGACGGCCCCGACAGCCTCGCCGCGCTCACCGCCCGGGTCCACTTCGGCCACGCCGAAACCGACCTGACCCCCGCGGCCCTCGGCGAACTCAACCGTGCCCTGGACGCCGCCGGTGTCGACTACACCTCCGAGATCTACCCCGGCACCGTCCACGGCTTCACCATGTCCGACACCGCGGCATTCGACCCCGCCGCCCTACAGCACCATTGGGACCGTCTGCACGCCCTGCTCGAGCACACCCCGATCAACCACTGA
- a CDS encoding thiamine phosphate synthase, producing MPVSTDRDSRLPALYPITPAWVAPDQRGGLVRCIEAELRSGVGLLRIRLPLWAGDLVRDLASELSASVEAACARITLDADIPGAQALGGGFGVHLAARQLAGLDERPLPPGRLVGASCHSEQELEHALRLGADFVTLSPVAPTASHPDAEPLGWNRFRQLIAGYPLPVYALGGMTPDQLTEARRYGAHGVAGIRAFWRSTVE from the coding sequence ATGCCCGTGTCGACGGACCGCGATTCTCGCCTGCCCGCGCTGTATCCGATCACGCCCGCGTGGGTTGCGCCGGATCAGCGCGGCGGGCTCGTGCGATGCATCGAGGCCGAACTTCGGAGCGGGGTCGGTCTGCTGCGGATCCGGCTGCCCCTGTGGGCGGGCGACCTCGTCCGCGATCTCGCGTCCGAGCTGTCGGCGAGCGTCGAAGCCGCCTGTGCGCGAATAACTCTCGACGCGGACATCCCGGGCGCGCAGGCGCTCGGCGGCGGCTTCGGCGTGCACCTGGCGGCGCGCCAGCTTGCCGGTCTGGACGAGCGGCCGCTGCCGCCCGGTCGGCTCGTCGGGGCCAGCTGCCACAGCGAACAGGAGCTCGAACACGCCCTGCGTCTGGGAGCCGATTTCGTGACCTTGTCGCCCGTCGCCCCCACCGCGTCGCATCCGGACGCGGAACCCCTGGGGTGGAACCGCTTTCGGCAACTGATCGCAGGGTATCCGCTTCCCGTCTACGCATTGGGCGGCATGACACCGGACCAGCTGACCGAAGCGCGCCGATACGGTGCCCACGGCGTAGCGGGAATCAGGGCATTCTGGCGGTCGACCGTCGAGTGA
- a CDS encoding C-terminal binding protein, with product MPDHTVLYTDPAWLVGPHGIDSARATVERDILGPSVELRIGPGRDGRYLLDDPELLRRASGCDVIVVYRRPVTAELLDAAGPGLRAVVRQGVGVDNLNAPLLAERGIPAYYIPDYCVDEVATHTAALALALERRIIPQHQALGGGRFDIYAGGVPRRVHRRTLGIVGFGRIGRAVARRLGTFYHRFLVYDPYLGRDLAEGYGGTAVDTLGELLAASDLVTLHCPLNDETTGLIGESELRAMRPDAYLVNAARGALVDPVALGKALESGGIAGVGLDVFFPENPHEDPRWRTVLEHPAAVLSSHRAFLSTEAEASSRRRVAEIVRAVLDGRTNLPGRI from the coding sequence ATGCCCGATCACACCGTCCTCTACACCGACCCGGCGTGGCTCGTCGGCCCGCACGGGATCGATTCCGCCCGTGCCACGGTGGAACGCGACATCCTCGGTCCGAGTGTGGAATTGCGTATCGGGCCCGGGCGCGACGGACGCTATCTGCTCGACGATCCTGAGCTGCTGAGACGGGCGAGCGGTTGCGATGTCATCGTGGTGTATCGCCGCCCGGTCACTGCCGAGCTACTGGATGCGGCCGGGCCGGGGCTGCGCGCCGTCGTCCGGCAGGGCGTCGGCGTGGACAATCTCAACGCGCCGCTGCTCGCCGAGCGCGGCATCCCGGCCTACTACATCCCCGATTACTGCGTCGACGAGGTCGCCACCCACACCGCCGCGCTCGCCCTCGCGCTGGAACGGCGGATAATCCCCCAGCACCAGGCCCTCGGCGGCGGGCGATTCGACATCTACGCCGGTGGCGTCCCGCGCCGCGTGCACCGCCGCACGCTCGGCATCGTCGGTTTCGGGCGCATCGGCCGCGCGGTCGCCCGGCGGCTGGGCACCTTCTATCACCGTTTCCTGGTGTACGACCCGTACCTCGGCCGCGATCTCGCCGAGGGATACGGCGGCACCGCCGTCGACACCCTCGGGGAACTGCTGGCCGCCTCGGATCTGGTGACCCTGCACTGCCCGCTGAACGACGAAACCACCGGCCTCATCGGGGAATCCGAGCTGCGGGCGATGCGGCCGGACGCCTATCTGGTCAATGCCGCCCGGGGCGCGCTCGTGGACCCGGTGGCCCTGGGCAAGGCGCTCGAGTCCGGCGGGATCGCCGGGGTCGGCCTGGACGTCTTCTTCCCGGAGAACCCGCACGAGGACCCCCGCTGGCGCACCGTGCTCGAACATCCGGCAGCGGTCCTGTCCAGCCATCGCGCATTCCTGTCGACCGAGGCGGAGGCCAGCAGCCGCCGCCGCGTCGCCGAAATCGTCCGAGCGGTGCTCGACGGGCGGACCAACCTTCCCGGGCGAATTTGA
- a CDS encoding phosphonoacetaldehyde reductase — translation MIAPPTVPGVAALDRLPGHPAAYFGAGAADRIADIVDGWHAQRVLLVHGRWSFRASGAERIVEPLAAHRILRHFDGVRANPTIEQVAAGVAVVARFRPDLVIGIGGGSALDTAKAMALLAAQSAEPQRCLSVPALIDAPRACGLLLVPTTAGTGSEVTRFATVYRGFDKYSIDHPGMRADVAVIDPELTASLAVPVAVAGALDAFGQAVESWWAVRANDFSRVVAADAVQVLARALGEVLRRGDFDSPGLRSRLAWGAALAGVAIDISRTTAAHALSYALTARLGIPHGVAVALHLPWVLEHNARLTSGDCAHPLGPGFVRDVVAAVGDTTQRAAGVAVRDLVGGLLALGGYPRRLGELGLAADEWAPLIDAAVSSARAGNNPRPVRVEDILAQLMS, via the coding sequence ATGATCGCGCCGCCGACCGTGCCCGGGGTCGCCGCCCTCGATCGGCTCCCCGGGCATCCGGCCGCCTATTTCGGCGCCGGAGCCGCGGATCGGATCGCGGATATCGTGGATGGCTGGCATGCGCAACGGGTGCTGCTCGTCCACGGGCGGTGGTCGTTCCGGGCGAGCGGGGCCGAGCGCATTGTCGAACCGCTTGCGGCGCACCGGATCCTGCGCCACTTCGACGGTGTCCGCGCCAATCCGACCATCGAGCAGGTGGCGGCGGGTGTGGCGGTGGTGGCGCGGTTCCGGCCCGATCTGGTGATCGGTATCGGCGGCGGCAGCGCCCTGGATACGGCGAAGGCGATGGCGTTGCTCGCGGCGCAATCGGCCGAACCGCAACGCTGCCTGTCGGTTCCGGCGCTCATCGATGCGCCGAGGGCCTGCGGGCTGCTGCTCGTGCCGACCACGGCGGGGACGGGTAGCGAGGTGACCCGGTTCGCCACGGTGTATCGCGGGTTCGACAAGTACTCGATCGATCATCCGGGCATGCGGGCGGATGTGGCCGTCATCGATCCGGAACTGACTGCGTCGCTGGCGGTTCCGGTCGCCGTGGCCGGTGCGCTCGACGCGTTCGGCCAGGCCGTCGAATCCTGGTGGGCGGTGCGGGCGAATGACTTCTCCCGGGTGGTCGCCGCCGACGCCGTGCAGGTTCTCGCCCGCGCGCTGGGTGAGGTGCTGCGCCGCGGCGATTTCGACAGCCCGGGCCTGCGGTCGCGGCTCGCGTGGGGTGCGGCGCTCGCCGGGGTCGCCATCGACATCAGCCGGACGACCGCCGCACACGCGCTGTCGTATGCGCTCACCGCCCGGCTGGGCATCCCGCACGGCGTCGCCGTCGCGCTCCATCTGCCCTGGGTGCTCGAGCACAATGCCCGACTCACGTCGGGCGACTGCGCGCATCCGCTGGGTCCCGGCTTCGTGCGCGATGTCGTTGCCGCCGTTGGCGATACGACGCAGCGGGCGGCCGGTGTCGCCGTCCGCGATCTCGTCGGCGGGCTGTTGGCGCTGGGCGGATATCCGCGGCGGCTCGGCGAGCTCGGACTGGCGGCGGACGAATGGGCGCCGCTGATCGATGCGGCGGTCTCGTCGGCGCGGGCCGGTAACAACCCGCGCCCGGTCCGCGTGGAGGACATTCTCGCCCAACTGATGTCGTGA
- the aepY gene encoding phosphonopyruvate decarboxylase yields MITSAAFVDALDAMGIRLISGVPCSTFTGTIRLLAEHPRIRYAAAANEGGALAVAAGARLTGTPAAVLLQNSGFGNLINPLTSLVLPYRIPVLVVMSMRGWPEATAGEPQHVWMGRVPPIWLESLRVPHWLLTPQRSDLEPITDAAAAALRDGRTGFLLVAPGTLGGGTGDRSGSGERPTARADFAANGRGVGREQLVAALVRAAGDANLVSTTGYLSRALYNLGDRPRNFYMQGSMGHAAGLALGAALARPEQRFVVLDGDGAAYMHLGMLPTIGHFAPPNLCHIVYDNAVYESTGAQPVPATRTDLAAVAAASGYRAVFRISAAGELDSTLRDALAAEGPVLVHVTGGVAGSPGPRASTGLTVAEVAERFAANLGGSVGNGAGR; encoded by the coding sequence GTGATCACCTCCGCGGCGTTCGTGGACGCCCTCGACGCGATGGGTATCCGCCTGATCAGCGGCGTTCCCTGCTCGACGTTCACGGGAACGATCCGGCTGCTCGCCGAACACCCCCGCATCCGCTATGCGGCCGCGGCCAACGAGGGCGGCGCGCTGGCCGTCGCGGCGGGCGCGCGGCTCACCGGGACCCCGGCCGCGGTGCTGCTGCAGAATTCGGGTTTCGGGAACCTGATCAACCCGCTCACCTCCCTGGTGCTGCCGTATCGGATTCCGGTGCTGGTGGTGATGAGCATGCGGGGCTGGCCGGAAGCCACCGCCGGGGAGCCGCAGCACGTGTGGATGGGGCGGGTGCCCCCGATCTGGCTGGAATCGCTGCGGGTGCCGCACTGGCTGCTCACGCCGCAACGATCGGACCTGGAACCGATTACCGATGCGGCCGCCGCGGCCCTGCGCGACGGTCGCACCGGGTTCCTGCTGGTGGCTCCCGGAACCCTCGGCGGGGGTACCGGCGACCGGAGCGGATCGGGTGAGAGGCCCACGGCCCGTGCCGATTTCGCCGCGAACGGGCGAGGGGTCGGGCGCGAGCAGCTGGTGGCGGCACTCGTGCGTGCGGCGGGCGACGCCAATCTCGTCTCCACGACCGGGTACCTGTCGCGCGCGCTGTACAACCTCGGGGATCGGCCCCGCAACTTCTATATGCAGGGCTCGATGGGGCACGCGGCGGGCCTGGCGCTGGGGGCGGCGCTGGCCCGGCCCGAGCAGCGGTTCGTCGTCCTCGACGGTGACGGCGCGGCCTACATGCATCTCGGAATGCTGCCGACGATCGGGCATTTCGCGCCGCCGAACCTGTGCCACATCGTCTACGACAATGCGGTGTACGAGTCGACCGGCGCGCAGCCGGTGCCCGCCACCCGCACCGATCTGGCCGCGGTGGCCGCGGCCAGCGGCTATCGCGCCGTGTTCCGGATCTCGGCGGCGGGGGAGCTGGACTCGACGCTGCGCGACGCGCTGGCCGCCGAGGGGCCGGTGCTGGTCCATGTAACGGGCGGTGTGGCGGGCTCTCCCGGGCCGCGGGCCTCGACCGGTCTGACCGTGGCCGAGGTCGCCGAGCGCTTCGCCGCGAACCTGGGCGGCTCGGTCGGCAACGGGGCGGGCCGATGA
- a CDS encoding isocitrate lyase/phosphoenolpyruvate mutase family protein, producing the protein MLQVDEKRDLLRAALRGAHPVRAVGAHDGLTAKIVAEAGFEAVWVSSFELSASHGLPDASLLTMTQYLDAAEDVDAVIDLPVIADCDTGFGGPLNVSYLMQRYARRHIAAVCIEDKMFPKINSFAEAAQDLLSAEEFALKIKAGKEVLDGDGPLLIARTEALISGSGVDEALDRGHAYAAAGADVVLVHSKSKRPDEVLEFGARWDLDVPLAAVPTTYSQVTEATLREAGYGLVIYANHSLRAAVRGVREVLDRLTHAGRAADVESRISPMAEIFALQGMPARFSATP; encoded by the coding sequence ATGTTACAGGTCGATGAGAAGCGGGATCTGCTTCGTGCCGCGCTGCGCGGCGCCCATCCGGTGCGGGCGGTCGGCGCGCACGACGGACTGACCGCCAAGATCGTTGCCGAGGCGGGCTTCGAGGCCGTCTGGGTATCCAGTTTCGAGCTGTCGGCCAGCCACGGCCTGCCCGATGCCAGCCTGCTCACCATGACGCAATATCTCGACGCCGCCGAGGACGTCGACGCGGTGATCGACCTTCCGGTGATCGCCGACTGCGACACCGGTTTCGGGGGGCCGCTCAACGTGTCCTATCTGATGCAGCGCTACGCGCGCCGCCACATCGCGGCGGTCTGTATCGAGGACAAGATGTTCCCGAAGATCAACAGCTTCGCCGAGGCCGCGCAGGATCTGCTCTCCGCCGAGGAGTTCGCGCTGAAGATCAAGGCGGGCAAGGAGGTGCTCGACGGCGACGGTCCGCTGCTCATCGCCCGGACCGAGGCCCTCATCTCCGGGTCCGGCGTGGACGAGGCGCTCGATCGCGGGCACGCCTACGCCGCCGCGGGCGCGGATGTGGTGCTGGTGCACAGCAAGAGCAAGCGACCCGACGAGGTGCTCGAGTTCGGCGCCCGCTGGGATCTGGACGTGCCGCTCGCGGCGGTGCCGACGACCTACTCGCAGGTCACCGAGGCGACCCTGCGCGAGGCCGGGTACGGGCTGGTCATCTACGCCAATCACAGTCTGCGCGCGGCGGTTCGGGGCGTGCGCGAGGTGCTCGACCGGCTCACGCACGCGGGCCGCGCCGCCGATGTGGAGTCGCGGATCAGCCCCATGGCCGAGATCTTCGCGCTGCAGGGCATGCCCGCCCGGTTCTCGGCCACGCCGTGA